One Ricinus communis isolate WT05 ecotype wild-type chromosome 2, ASM1957865v1, whole genome shotgun sequence DNA segment encodes these proteins:
- the LOC8274087 gene encoding flavonol synthase/flavanone 3-hydroxylase, with translation METQRVQGIASLSKDTIPEAFIRSENEQPATTTVHGVKLEVPVINLNDPDQEKVKRLIVEASKEWGMFQIIDHGIPSEIISKLQSVGKEFFELPQQEKEVYAKKPGGKEGYGTFLQKEMEGKKGWVDHLFHNIWPPSAINYQFWPKTPPCYRETNEEYTKYLYGVVDKLLKSLSLGLGLKEDEVKEAIGGDELVYLLKINYYPPCPRPDLALGVVAHTDMSAITILVPNDVQGLQACRDGQWYDVSYISDALVIHIGDQMEILSNGKYKSVLHRTTVNKEKARMSWPVFLEPPSDFAVGPHPKLVSEENPPKYKTKKYSDYCYCKLNKIPQ, from the exons ATGGAGACCCAAAGAGTCCAAGGCATTGCTTCTTTATCCAAAGACACCATACCAGAAGCTTTCATTAGATCAGAGAATGAACAGCCAGCAACCACAACCGTTCATGGGGTCAAGCTTGAGGTGCCAGTCATCAATTTGAACGACCCAGATCAAGAAAAGGTGAAACGTTTGATAGTTGAAGCCAGCAAGGAATGGGGCATGTTCCAAATAATCGATCATGGCATACCTAGTGAAATCATAAGTAAGTTACAAAGTGTCGGTAAGGAGTTTTTTGAGCTGCCGCAACAAGAGAAAGAAGTTTATGCTAAAAAGCCTGGTGGCAAGGAAGGGTATGGAACATTTctacaaaaagaaatggaaggaaagaaaggtTGGGTTGATCATTTGTTCCATAACATTTGGCCTCCCTCTGCTATTAACTATCAGTTTTGGCCTAAAACTCCACCTTGTTACAG GGAAACCAACGAGGAATATACCAAGTACTTATATGGGGTGGTAGACAAGCTCTTAAAAAGTTTATCATTAGGGTTAGGACTTAAAGAGGATGAAGTAAAGGAGGCCATTGGTGGGGATGAATTGGTTTACcttctgaaaataaattattatccaCCATGCCCGCGGCCGGATCTGGCACTAGGAGTGGTGGCTCATACAGACATGAGTGCCATCACCATTCTCGTGCCTAATGATGTACAGGGTCTTCAGGCCTGCAGAGATGGCCAATGGTACGATGTCAGTTACATCTCTGATGCCCTAGTTATCCATATAGGTGACCAGATGGAg ATTTTGAGCAATGGAAAGTACAAGAGTGTGCTTCACAGAACAACAGTGAACAAAGAAAAGGCAAGAATGTCATGGCCAGTGTTCTTGGAGCCACCGTCGGACTTTGCCGTCGGACCTCATCCAAAACTTGTCAGCGAAGAGAACCCACCCAAATACAAGACCAAGAAATACAGTGATTACTGTTACTGTAAGTTAAACAAGATTCCTCAGTAG